In a genomic window of Vigna angularis cultivar LongXiaoDou No.4 chromosome 6, ASM1680809v1, whole genome shotgun sequence:
- the LOC108343570 gene encoding ras-related protein RABA3: protein MNQEMNGVESERVRENMHEKIDYVFKVVVIGDSAVGKSQMLSRFAKNEFCFDSKSTIGVEFQTRTVTINDKVIKAQIWDTAGQERYRAVTSAYYRGALGAMVVYDITKRQSFDHVARWVDELRAQADSSVVIMLIGNKGDLVEQRVVHAEDAVEFAEDQGLFFSETSALSGENVETAFFKLLEQIHRVVSKRSLESGRGKSTPHNSFATLRGSKLDVISGAELEISEMKNLSSCSC, encoded by the exons ATGAATCAGGAAATGAATGGCGTTGAGAgtgagagagtgagagagaatATGCATGAGAAAATCGATTATGTTTTTAAGGTGGTGGTGATAGGGGACTCGGCAGTGGGAAAGAGTCAAATGCTCTCAAGGTTTGCAAAGAACGAATTTTGCTTTGATTCAAAGTCCACCATTGGAGTTGAGTTCCAGACCAGAACTGTCACAATCAATGACAAAGTTATCAAGGCTCAGATCTGGGATACTGCCGGCCAAGAAAG GTACAGGGCAGTGACAAGTGCATACTACAGAGGTGCATTAGGGGCGATGGTGGTGTACGACATAACTAAAAGACAGTCGTTTGATCATGTAGCTAGGTGGGTTGACGAACTGCGAGCACAAGCAGACAGCTCCGTTGTGATAATGCTGATTGGGAACAAAGGAGACCTTGTGGAGCAAAGAGTGGTGCATGCAGAAGATGCAGTGGAGTTTGCAGAGGATCAGGGCCTCTTCTTTTCTGAGACTTCGGCTCTCAGTGGTGAGAATGTGGAGACTGCCTTTTTCAAGCTTCTGGAACAGATTCATAGGGTCGTCTCGAAAAGGTCATTGGAAAGTGGTAGAGGGAAGTCCACACCTCACAACAGTTTTGCCACTCTTCGTGGATCAAAACTGGATGTAATCTCAGGTGCTGAATTGGAAATTAGTGAGATGAAGAACTTATCTTCATGTTCTTGTTAA